The following are encoded together in the Geobacter sulfurreducens PCA genome:
- a CDS encoding 6-bladed beta-propeller codes for MNVLKLIRRFVGAAALCALCAGCAGQQVREERRYFWPPLPERPRIEWLGAYSSQNDFPKQGFASFMAAIAGEEQAMSLTKPLDVYADGQDRIYVADPGLRGVVVFNMKERSVSMLGGPQAANQFNTPVSVTGDSQGNIYVSDAEKGGILIFDRFEVPRRFIDTKAAVKRNTDIAVDEKGQRILVVDAREHRIAILDMQGGLLSAFGKRGIEDGEFNFPVAVAINHKGEIIVGDAMNARVQIFDQDGKFLRKFGRRGDGPADFQIMKGVAVDSEDHIYVTEGKGHKLIIFGTNGEYLLTVGGLYSAITTGKQAPGGFVIPQGVFIDDKDVIYVVDQLNRRFQVFQYISDDFLKRNPIPGWQE; via the coding sequence ATGAACGTTCTGAAGCTCATCCGCAGGTTCGTCGGTGCGGCCGCCCTGTGCGCCCTGTGCGCCGGTTGCGCAGGACAACAGGTCCGGGAGGAGCGGCGCTACTTCTGGCCGCCGCTGCCCGAGCGTCCCAGGATCGAATGGCTCGGTGCCTACAGCAGCCAGAACGACTTCCCGAAGCAGGGATTCGCGTCGTTCATGGCAGCCATTGCCGGAGAAGAACAGGCCATGAGCCTGACCAAGCCGCTGGATGTCTATGCGGATGGCCAGGACCGGATTTATGTGGCAGATCCGGGACTTCGCGGCGTGGTTGTGTTCAATATGAAAGAGCGGAGCGTGTCGATGCTCGGCGGACCCCAGGCGGCTAACCAGTTTAATACCCCGGTTTCGGTCACCGGTGATTCCCAGGGGAATATTTATGTTTCCGATGCGGAAAAGGGTGGGATACTGATTTTTGACAGATTTGAGGTGCCGCGTCGTTTTATCGACACCAAAGCTGCTGTCAAGAGAAACACTGACATCGCCGTGGATGAAAAGGGTCAGAGAATTCTCGTGGTGGATGCGCGCGAGCACCGGATTGCCATCCTCGACATGCAGGGGGGGCTGCTTTCCGCCTTTGGGAAGCGTGGCATCGAAGACGGCGAATTCAACTTCCCCGTGGCGGTGGCCATCAATCACAAGGGGGAGATTATCGTGGGCGATGCCATGAACGCCCGGGTTCAGATCTTCGATCAGGACGGGAAGTTTCTCCGCAAGTTCGGGCGCCGTGGCGACGGGCCGGCTGATTTCCAGATCATGAAAGGCGTGGCCGTCGACTCGGAGGATCATATCTATGTGACCGAGGGAAAAGGTCACAAGCTCATTATCTTCGGCACCAACGGCGAGTATCTTCTCACCGTGGGCGGACTCTACTCCGCCATCACCACCGGCAAGCAGGCCCCCGGCGGATTCGTCATCCCGCAAGGAGTCTTTATTGACGATAAGGACGTCATTTACGTGGTTGACCAACTCAATCGGCGGTTCCAGGTGTTCCAGTACATCTCCGACGATTTCCTCAAGCGCAACCCCATCCCGGGATGGCAGGAGTAA
- a CDS encoding cytochrome c3 family protein — translation MRSEVKIGLALTALLVAVTAAGAASIKNTKHDLSSGSTGATFKATNTDQICVFCHTPHNAQQDIPLWNRGNPTASTFTLYSSSSMNNVPVKQGFTADSISLFCMSCHDGATGLGGAVHNDPNGAAIAMVGGNDLITGEANLGTDLSNDHPVNFEVTPAGIAADGNLGALDTGTNPPTMKTGDVTNGLPLFKSARGATTLECGSCHKVHDNTDAPFLRTTMAGSKLCLGCHKK, via the coding sequence ATGAGAAGCGAAGTAAAAATCGGATTGGCCCTGACCGCACTTCTGGTGGCCGTTACCGCGGCGGGAGCCGCCAGCATCAAGAATACCAAGCACGACCTGAGCTCCGGAAGCACCGGCGCCACATTCAAGGCGACGAACACCGACCAGATCTGCGTGTTCTGTCACACCCCGCACAACGCGCAACAGGACATTCCCCTGTGGAACCGCGGCAACCCCACGGCCAGCACCTTCACCCTCTACTCGTCCAGCAGCATGAATAACGTGCCGGTCAAGCAGGGCTTTACGGCCGACTCCATCTCGCTCTTCTGCATGAGCTGTCATGACGGGGCCACCGGCCTGGGGGGCGCGGTGCACAACGACCCCAATGGTGCGGCAATCGCCATGGTGGGGGGGAACGATTTGATCACCGGTGAAGCCAACCTGGGCACCGATCTGAGCAATGATCACCCCGTTAACTTCGAGGTAACCCCAGCCGGAATTGCCGCCGACGGCAACCTGGGCGCCCTCGATACCGGCACCAACCCGCCGACCATGAAGACCGGGGACGTGACCAACGGCCTCCCCCTCTTCAAGTCAGCCCGCGGAGCCACGACCCTCGAGTGCGGCAGCTGCCACAAGGTCCACGACAACACCGACGCTCCGTTCCTCCGTACCACCATGGCGGGCAGCAAGCTCTGTCTGGGTTGCCACAAGAAGTAG
- a CDS encoding glycosyltransferase family 2 protein has protein sequence MADSITFSIIIPVKPGGTVRALDRLGSAEYPSSHMEVLVAEGTRPSRQRNQAAAAAAGEILYFLDDDSLTSPDFLARAAAHLADPSIAAVGGPSLTPASDSRFQRAIGVVLASRLGGGGARNRYRATGSPRRTSERELILCNLAMRRDVFLAEGGLDERLYPNEENELMDRISKRGMSLVHDPDLAVRRSQRPTFRAFVRQFFGYGRGRGEQTRIAGVRSVVDFLPTVFLIYLLLLPVAPWAPCFLPAALYGAAVMVSALSGAVHSRLYAALPWLVVLYPTLHLCYGAGLLKGLLAPRFRSGGGETAPVTIRCVKEFGTPWHLPAHGPREVPR, from the coding sequence ATGGCCGATTCGATTACCTTTTCCATCATCATTCCCGTGAAGCCGGGCGGAACCGTCCGTGCCCTCGATCGCCTCGGATCGGCCGAGTATCCCTCCTCGCACATGGAGGTCCTGGTGGCCGAGGGGACGCGGCCGAGCCGTCAGCGTAACCAGGCTGCAGCCGCTGCAGCGGGCGAGATACTCTATTTTCTGGATGACGACTCTCTGACGTCACCGGATTTTCTGGCGCGGGCTGCGGCACACCTGGCCGATCCATCCATAGCCGCCGTGGGCGGCCCGTCGCTCACCCCTGCATCCGACAGCCGATTCCAGCGCGCCATCGGCGTCGTTCTGGCATCGCGGCTGGGTGGGGGCGGGGCGCGCAACCGCTACCGCGCCACCGGCAGCCCCCGCCGCACGAGCGAGCGGGAACTGATCCTGTGCAACCTGGCCATGCGCCGGGATGTCTTCCTGGCGGAGGGGGGGCTTGACGAGCGGCTCTACCCCAACGAGGAGAACGAACTCATGGACCGGATCTCGAAGCGGGGAATGAGCCTCGTACACGATCCGGACCTGGCTGTCCGGCGGAGCCAGCGACCCACGTTCCGGGCGTTTGTCCGTCAGTTTTTCGGCTATGGAAGGGGCCGCGGCGAGCAGACCCGCATAGCCGGTGTGCGCTCAGTGGTGGATTTCCTGCCAACGGTGTTTCTGATCTACCTGCTTCTCCTGCCGGTCGCGCCCTGGGCTCCCTGTTTCCTGCCTGCTGCCCTCTACGGTGCGGCGGTTATGGTGTCGGCCCTGTCGGGTGCCGTGCATTCGCGCCTCTATGCCGCATTACCGTGGCTCGTTGTGCTCTATCCGACACTCCACCTCTGTTATGGGGCCGGCCTCTTGAAAGGCCTGCTGGCACCCCGCTTCAGGTCCGGTGGCGGGGAAACCGCGCCGGTCACGATCCGTTGCGTCAAGGAGTTCGGCACTCCTTGGCATCTGCCTGCCCACGGTCCCAGGGAGGTCCCGCGATGA
- a CDS encoding tetratricopeptide repeat protein, which produces MTASPLPHKRILLVFFLLVTVTVYGNTFFNQWTYDDIPVVLKNPDAHSLAGFARNTMPGRPIRELTYIPDHLLFGDQPAGYRIQQLAWHGVNGLLLVALFHALGVELPFALMGALLFLVHPLQSESVAGIAHRKELLALFFALGAVLCFVGSFAAAGGRRLALWLAALAAYGGALLANEATVTLPLVALLYEWLMVEPRKRVLLRRPLVTLLFLVAAGAALMYRFRGLLAPEHLLTVYSKNSFGASENYLPLFMGAMKAFGFYLSKIVLPVRLAPEYVFRLSESLWQPWALLSLGLLASVASATVFLRRRLPLVSFGIGWFLIFWLPVSNLVPVAYLAADRYMYLCLPGVGLVLAGCLQRWPHRRFVGASCLVIVVFAGLTVIQNGYWRSEHTLWRHAVTVNPDSTWVRETVGLSYLLTGDYNQAAAHAREALRIDRFNIRAYLTLAKAEERRGNLAEAVLNYEMFAMFGAMEYPDEAAEVRLYLPVLRQRQAVQKQHQ; this is translated from the coding sequence ATGACGGCATCGCCGCTGCCGCACAAGCGCATCCTGCTCGTCTTTTTTCTTCTGGTGACCGTGACGGTCTACGGGAACACCTTTTTCAACCAGTGGACCTATGACGATATCCCCGTTGTCCTGAAGAATCCCGATGCCCACTCGCTTGCCGGTTTTGCCCGGAACACGATGCCCGGCCGCCCCATACGCGAGCTCACCTACATCCCCGACCATCTCCTGTTCGGCGACCAGCCCGCCGGCTATCGCATCCAGCAGCTGGCCTGGCACGGAGTGAACGGACTGTTGCTGGTCGCCCTTTTCCACGCCCTGGGGGTAGAGCTTCCCTTTGCCCTCATGGGGGCGCTCCTCTTCCTGGTGCATCCCCTCCAGTCCGAGTCGGTGGCCGGCATCGCGCACCGCAAGGAGTTGCTGGCCCTGTTCTTTGCCCTCGGTGCCGTGCTCTGTTTCGTGGGGAGTTTCGCCGCCGCCGGGGGGCGGCGCCTTGCCTTGTGGCTCGCTGCTCTTGCCGCGTACGGTGGCGCACTCCTTGCCAATGAGGCCACGGTGACGCTGCCGCTCGTGGCTCTCCTCTACGAATGGCTGATGGTTGAACCAAGAAAAAGGGTGCTGCTCAGGCGTCCCCTCGTGACACTTCTCTTCCTCGTGGCGGCCGGTGCGGCGCTCATGTACCGGTTCCGGGGGCTCCTGGCACCTGAACATCTGCTCACGGTCTATTCCAAGAACAGCTTTGGTGCTTCGGAGAACTATCTTCCCCTCTTCATGGGTGCCATGAAGGCCTTCGGATTCTATCTCTCCAAGATCGTTCTCCCGGTCCGCCTAGCCCCCGAGTATGTATTCCGACTCTCCGAAAGCCTCTGGCAACCGTGGGCGTTGCTGTCGCTCGGGCTCCTTGCGTCAGTGGCAAGCGCGACGGTCTTTCTCCGTCGCCGGCTTCCCCTGGTATCGTTCGGTATCGGCTGGTTCCTCATTTTCTGGCTGCCGGTTTCCAACCTGGTTCCCGTGGCCTACCTGGCGGCGGACCGGTACATGTACCTCTGCCTTCCCGGCGTTGGGCTCGTCCTGGCGGGGTGCCTCCAACGCTGGCCCCACCGGAGATTTGTCGGCGCCTCCTGCCTCGTGATTGTTGTGTTCGCCGGGCTCACCGTGATACAAAACGGGTACTGGCGCAGCGAACATACCCTCTGGCGGCATGCAGTCACGGTCAATCCCGACTCTACCTGGGTGCGCGAGACGGTGGGGCTGAGTTACCTGCTGACGGGGGATTACAACCAGGCGGCGGCGCATGCGCGGGAGGCGCTACGGATCGACCGGTTCAATATCCGGGCGTACCTGACCCTGGCCAAGGCCGAGGAACGGCGCGGCAATCTGGCCGAGGCGGTGCTCAATTACGAGATGTTCGCCATGTTCGGCGCCATGGAGTACCCGGACGAAGCCGCCGAGGTCAGGCTCTATCTGCCTGTCCTGCGGCAGCGTCAGGCAGTGCAGAAGCAACATCAGTGA
- a CDS encoding glycosyltransferase family 2 protein, producing MELSIVVPIYNEEETIPHLHARVSDALVGSGIDYELILVDDGSSDGSFALLREIAQQDRRVKVIRFRRNFGQTAAMAAGFDAARGRVIVPMDGDLQNDPADIPMLLATIDEGYDVVSGWRKDRQDTFVNRRLPSIIANALISRMTGVHLHDYGCTLKAYRREVLDGVNLYGEMHRFVPALASQVGARVTEIPVRHHARLYGTSKYGISRTMRVVLDLMTVKFLLTYSTKPIQLFGKWGIYTILAGFLTGGLTLSMKLFEGMSMNRNPLLILTAFLLFGGVQFIALGLLGEVNARTYHESQGKPIYVVREKINLDER from the coding sequence GTGGAACTGAGTATCGTTGTTCCGATCTACAATGAGGAAGAGACTATTCCGCATCTTCATGCGCGGGTGAGCGACGCCCTGGTCGGGTCAGGCATCGACTACGAGCTGATTCTCGTGGATGACGGCTCCTCTGACGGCTCGTTCGCCCTGCTGCGGGAGATTGCCCAACAAGACCGGCGGGTGAAGGTGATCCGCTTCCGCCGCAACTTCGGCCAGACCGCCGCCATGGCGGCCGGCTTCGATGCCGCCCGGGGAAGGGTCATCGTGCCCATGGACGGCGACCTCCAGAACGACCCGGCTGACATTCCGATGCTCCTGGCCACGATCGACGAGGGGTACGACGTGGTCTCGGGCTGGCGCAAGGACCGGCAGGACACCTTCGTCAACCGGCGCCTTCCCTCCATTATCGCAAATGCGCTCATCTCCCGGATGACAGGGGTTCACCTCCACGATTACGGCTGCACCCTGAAGGCCTACCGGCGCGAAGTGCTGGACGGGGTCAATCTGTACGGAGAGATGCACCGGTTCGTCCCCGCCCTGGCCTCCCAGGTGGGGGCGCGGGTGACGGAGATACCGGTCCGCCACCATGCCCGCCTCTATGGCACGAGCAAATACGGCATTTCCCGTACCATGCGCGTCGTTCTGGACCTGATGACGGTGAAGTTCCTGCTCACCTATTCCACCAAGCCGATCCAGCTCTTCGGCAAGTGGGGCATCTATACCATCCTGGCCGGGTTCCTGACCGGCGGGCTTACCCTCTCTATGAAACTCTTCGAGGGGATGAGCATGAACCGCAATCCCCTGCTGATCCTGACCGCCTTTCTCCTCTTCGGAGGGGTGCAGTTCATCGCCCTCGGGCTGCTGGGAGAGGTGAACGCCCGAACCTACCACGAGTCCCAGGGGAAACCGATTTACGTCGTCCGGGAGAAAATCAACCTGGATGAAAGGTAG
- a CDS encoding glycosyltransferase family 4 protein, with protein MLAPTPFFADRGCHVRIYEEARTLIARGHQVRIVTYHLGRDMAGIPTDRTLRVPWYTKLSAGPSWHKPYLDVLLCGTALRTARRLRPDLIHAHLHEGAFFGVFLKKLMGIPLLFDCQGSLTMELADHGFVREGSLLYRFFALMEGGINRSADAIVTSSGPGRDDLVTKWGVPAVKVTALMDGVDTAVFRPHDRTEVRRRLGIAPDVPLAVYLGVLNRYQGIDLLLSAMVILKSRGNPLRLLVMGFPEEGYRQKARDLGIADMVTFTGRIDYGKAPLYLSAGDMAVSPKVSLTEANGKLFNYMACGLPTIAFDTPVNREILGETGIYARYGDAADLAAHLAGLAGDAAARAERARLARERAEREHSWQARADVLEAVYRRMKRA; from the coding sequence ATGCTGGCCCCCACGCCGTTTTTCGCCGACCGCGGGTGCCACGTCAGGATTTACGAAGAGGCCCGGACGCTCATTGCCCGCGGGCACCAGGTGCGGATAGTCACCTACCATCTGGGGCGGGACATGGCGGGCATCCCCACGGACCGCACCCTGCGCGTCCCCTGGTACACGAAGCTTTCCGCCGGACCCTCCTGGCACAAGCCCTACCTGGATGTTCTCCTCTGCGGCACCGCCCTGCGCACCGCCCGGCGCCTGCGCCCCGACCTGATTCATGCCCATCTGCATGAAGGGGCGTTCTTCGGCGTGTTCCTGAAAAAACTGATGGGTATCCCCCTTCTGTTCGACTGTCAGGGGAGCCTCACCATGGAGCTGGCCGACCACGGGTTTGTCCGCGAAGGGTCGCTGCTCTACCGTTTTTTCGCCCTAATGGAGGGGGGAATCAACCGCAGCGCCGATGCCATCGTGACCAGTTCGGGGCCGGGCAGGGACGATCTCGTCACGAAATGGGGGGTGCCGGCTGTAAAGGTGACGGCCCTCATGGACGGGGTCGATACCGCGGTGTTCCGTCCCCATGACCGCACGGAGGTTCGCCGCCGGCTCGGCATCGCGCCGGACGTGCCGCTGGCGGTCTATCTAGGAGTGCTGAACCGCTACCAGGGGATCGATCTTCTCCTGTCGGCCATGGTGATCCTCAAATCCCGGGGGAACCCGCTCCGGCTCCTGGTCATGGGATTTCCGGAAGAGGGGTACCGGCAGAAGGCGCGCGACCTGGGTATTGCCGACATGGTGACCTTCACCGGGCGGATCGACTACGGCAAGGCGCCCCTCTACCTCTCGGCGGGGGATATGGCCGTGTCGCCCAAGGTGTCCCTCACCGAGGCCAACGGCAAGCTCTTCAACTACATGGCGTGCGGGCTCCCTACGATTGCGTTCGATACGCCGGTGAACCGGGAAATCCTGGGTGAGACGGGCATCTACGCCCGTTATGGCGACGCGGCGGATCTGGCCGCGCACCTGGCCGGCCTGGCCGGCGATGCGGCGGCTCGGGCCGAGCGTGCTCGCCTGGCGCGGGAGCGGGCCGAGCGCGAACATTCCTGGCAGGCGCGGGCCGATGTCCTCGAAGCGGTCTACCGCCGGATGAAACGCGCATAA
- a CDS encoding winged helix-turn-helix transcriptional regulator: protein MNELREKDESYRSFLLLSAISSEEPLSQREIARQVGIALGLVNSYLKHLVDKGFVRIKSFPRNRYAYLLTPRGLAEKSRLAYEHLSSFTTLFRVARQDYLALFRALKTQGVGRVAFCGVDEVAEIAYLSLREVGLELALVMDQATDGREFFGKPVVSIPHGLLAGNHHIVITTFKRREALREELLQRGVASELLHQAGEPAGETQSIREEHP, encoded by the coding sequence ATGAACGAGCTTCGCGAAAAGGATGAATCCTATCGTTCCTTTCTGCTCCTGTCGGCCATCTCGTCGGAGGAGCCCCTGTCCCAGCGCGAGATCGCCCGCCAGGTCGGCATCGCCCTCGGGCTCGTCAACTCCTACCTGAAACACCTCGTGGACAAGGGGTTCGTGCGGATCAAGTCCTTTCCCCGAAACCGCTACGCCTATCTCCTCACCCCCCGGGGGCTTGCCGAAAAGAGTCGCCTTGCCTATGAGCACCTGAGCTCATTCACGACCCTTTTCCGGGTCGCTCGCCAGGATTATCTCGCCCTGTTCCGGGCGCTCAAGACCCAGGGGGTCGGGCGGGTGGCCTTCTGCGGGGTGGACGAGGTGGCGGAGATCGCCTATCTGTCGCTGCGGGAGGTGGGACTGGAGCTGGCGCTGGTCATGGACCAGGCGACCGACGGACGCGAGTTCTTCGGCAAGCCCGTGGTGTCCATTCCCCATGGGCTCCTGGCGGGCAACCACCATATCGTCATCACCACGTTCAAGCGCCGCGAGGCATTGCGGGAAGAACTCCTGCAGCGGGGCGTGGCTTCGGAACTTCTGCACCAAGCCGGCGAGCCGGCCGGGGAAACTCAGTCAATCAGGGAGGAACATCCGTGA
- the gmd gene encoding GDP-mannose 4,6-dehydratase, with the protein MKRALITGISGQDGSYLAELLLGKGYEVHGVIRRSSSFNTGRIDHLYRDPHEPDVRLFLHYGDLNDASSINRVLREVRPDEIYNLGAQSHVRVSFDVPEYTGEIDALGTVRLLEGIRETGLNTRFYQASSSELYGKVVETPQKETTPFYPRSPYACAKAYAYYITVNYRESYGMYACNGILFNHESPRRGETFVTRKITRAAGRIKTGLQDRLYLGNLDAKRDWGFAGDYVEAMWLMLQQQEADDFVVATGETWSVREFAERVFARLGMPLEWQGKGGHEKGIDTNSGKIVIEIDPRYFRPAEVDLLLGDPAKARRQLGWQPRVDFQGLVDMMTDADLALAEREKRADG; encoded by the coding sequence GTGAAACGCGCACTCATAACCGGCATTTCTGGCCAGGACGGCTCGTACCTGGCGGAACTGCTCCTTGGCAAGGGATACGAGGTTCACGGCGTCATCCGGCGTTCGTCATCATTCAATACCGGGCGGATCGACCACCTCTATCGGGACCCCCACGAGCCCGACGTGCGGCTTTTCCTCCACTACGGCGACTTGAACGACGCCAGCTCCATCAACCGGGTCCTGCGCGAGGTGCGGCCCGACGAGATCTACAACCTGGGCGCCCAGAGCCATGTCCGGGTTTCATTCGATGTCCCCGAGTACACCGGGGAAATCGATGCCCTCGGCACGGTGCGGCTACTGGAAGGCATCCGCGAGACCGGCCTGAACACGAGATTCTACCAGGCCTCGTCCTCCGAGCTGTACGGCAAGGTGGTGGAGACGCCCCAGAAGGAAACCACCCCCTTCTACCCCCGCTCACCCTATGCCTGCGCCAAGGCCTACGCCTACTACATCACCGTCAACTATCGCGAGAGTTATGGCATGTATGCCTGTAACGGCATTCTGTTCAACCATGAGTCGCCGCGTCGCGGCGAGACGTTCGTCACCCGGAAGATCACCCGGGCTGCCGGCCGGATCAAGACGGGTCTTCAGGATCGGCTCTATCTCGGGAATCTGGATGCCAAGCGCGACTGGGGCTTTGCCGGGGACTACGTGGAAGCCATGTGGCTCATGCTCCAGCAGCAGGAGGCCGACGACTTCGTGGTGGCCACGGGCGAGACCTGGTCGGTGCGGGAGTTCGCCGAACGGGTCTTCGCGCGGCTCGGCATGCCCCTTGAGTGGCAGGGGAAAGGGGGGCACGAGAAGGGGATCGACACGAACAGCGGGAAGATCGTGATCGAGATCGACCCCCGCTATTTCCGGCCGGCGGAGGTGGACCTGCTGCTGGGCGATCCTGCCAAGGCCCGGCGCCAGCTCGGCTGGCAGCCCCGGGTGGACTTCCAGGGGCTCGTGGATATGATGACCGATGCGGACCTGGCATTGGCCGAGCGGGAGAAGCGGGCCGATGGATAG
- a CDS encoding GDP-L-fucose synthase, with protein sequence MDRNARIYVAGHRGLVGSAIVRKLTAEGYGNLLLRTSGELDLRDQAAVAAFFAAEQPDYVFLAAAKVGGIVANNTYPAEFIYDNLMIEANVIHSSYRTGVSKLLFLGSTCIYPKMASQPIREEYLLTGPLEPTNEAYAIAKIAGISLCRSYNRQYGTRFIAAMPTNLYGPNDNFDLEKSHVLPALIRKFHEAKIAGAPTVTVWGTGAPLREFIHVDDVADAALYLMRHHEGNDIVNIGSGEEISIRDLALLVKIVVGFEGELVFDASKPDGTPRKLSDVSRLHSLGWRHRIGLEDGVRETYEWFVGQGFPAETM encoded by the coding sequence ATGGATAGGAACGCCAGGATCTACGTTGCCGGCCACCGGGGATTGGTGGGGTCGGCCATTGTGCGGAAACTGACCGCAGAGGGATACGGGAACCTGCTCCTGCGCACGAGCGGTGAGCTGGACCTGCGGGACCAGGCCGCTGTGGCGGCGTTCTTCGCTGCGGAACAGCCCGATTACGTCTTTCTCGCCGCGGCCAAGGTGGGGGGCATCGTCGCCAACAACACCTATCCGGCCGAGTTCATCTACGACAACCTGATGATTGAGGCCAACGTCATCCACAGCTCCTATCGCACCGGCGTGTCGAAGCTCCTCTTCCTGGGGAGCACCTGCATCTACCCCAAGATGGCGTCCCAGCCAATCCGCGAGGAGTATCTCCTGACCGGTCCACTGGAGCCCACCAACGAAGCCTACGCCATCGCCAAGATCGCCGGCATATCCCTGTGCCGCTCCTACAACCGGCAGTACGGCACCCGCTTCATTGCGGCCATGCCGACCAACCTTTACGGTCCCAACGACAACTTCGATCTTGAGAAGTCCCATGTCCTCCCCGCTCTGATCCGCAAGTTCCACGAGGCAAAGATCGCCGGAGCTCCGACGGTCACGGTCTGGGGAACAGGGGCGCCGCTGCGGGAGTTCATCCACGTGGATGACGTGGCCGACGCCGCGCTCTATCTCATGCGCCACCACGAAGGCAATGACATCGTCAATATCGGCAGCGGCGAAGAGATCTCCATTCGGGACCTGGCGCTGCTGGTTAAAATAGTCGTGGGCTTCGAAGGTGAGCTCGTCTTTGACGCGTCAAAGCCCGACGGCACCCCCCGCAAGCTCTCGGACGTGTCCCGGCTGCATTCGCTGGGCTGGCGGCACCGGATCGGGCTGGAGGACGGGGTGCGGGAAACGTACGAGTGGTTTGTCGGCCAGGGGTTCCCCGCGGAGACGATGTGA
- a CDS encoding class I SAM-dependent methyltransferase: MIPVPVKNIARFLMHRRAWRFVSFDYCPVCDTRSMIVYSRELERWLADLTASWEAGEDFKRMLAMRENFLCVTCMANSRMRMLARTVLDLCGHATSGDLARRLCSDPLFSVYETAAYNIFRIDALKACPRYVVSEYLAPDRFGETIGGVRNESLECLTFPDDSFDVVINSDVLEHVADLDKSLEEVRRVLKPGGYHVLTVPVDYSLEHTVERARMGQGGIEYLKSPVMHGDTVRNTGVLVFRDFGRDAASCLSREGFPCLEMQLPGRHGEIISVFIGKKAA, translated from the coding sequence GTGATCCCTGTTCCGGTGAAAAACATCGCCCGGTTCCTGATGCACCGGAGAGCGTGGCGGTTCGTTTCGTTCGACTACTGCCCCGTCTGCGACACCCGGAGCATGATTGTCTATTCGCGCGAACTCGAACGGTGGCTGGCCGACCTTACCGCGTCGTGGGAGGCCGGGGAAGACTTCAAGCGTATGCTCGCCATGAGGGAGAATTTCCTCTGCGTCACCTGCATGGCCAATTCCAGGATGAGGATGCTGGCCCGGACCGTGCTCGATCTGTGCGGCCACGCCACGAGCGGGGACCTGGCGCGCAGGCTCTGCTCCGACCCACTGTTTTCGGTCTACGAAACAGCGGCATACAACATCTTCCGCATCGACGCCCTGAAGGCATGCCCGCGCTACGTGGTTTCGGAATATCTCGCTCCCGACCGGTTCGGCGAAACCATCGGCGGCGTGCGGAACGAATCCCTCGAATGCCTGACCTTTCCCGACGACAGTTTCGATGTGGTTATCAACAGTGATGTGCTTGAGCATGTGGCGGATCTCGATAAGTCGCTCGAAGAAGTCCGAAGGGTGCTGAAACCCGGTGGTTATCACGTTCTGACGGTACCGGTCGACTATTCCCTGGAGCACACTGTCGAGAGAGCCCGCATGGGGCAGGGAGGCATCGAGTATCTCAAGTCGCCGGTCATGCACGGCGATACGGTGCGGAACACCGGCGTGCTCGTATTCAGGGATTTCGGCAGGGATGCCGCCTCCTGTCTGAGCCGCGAAGGGTTCCCGTGCCTGGAGATGCAGCTCCCCGGCCGGCACGGAGAGATCATCTCCGTGTTTATCGGTAAAAAGGCAGCATGA